In Verrucomicrobiota bacterium, the DNA window AAATGCCCACGCCCAACCCGGTGCCGATGCACAACAAAAGGGTGATCCAACGCCGGCCAATCATCTCTGCATACCGGCGCGCATAAATGAAGAAATTGACGCGCCCGGCGTCATAACCCGGTTGCATCGGATCCATGCGTGGTGTTTGTGAACCGGGACGCATCATAGGTTAAAAAACCAAGCCTCTCTCTGGAATCTCAATGCGATCTCCGTCCTGCAACACGACATCCTTGGAACGATCCCCGCTCTTCTTGATCGCTTCCACGTCCACAATCCGGCTCTCCACTTTGCCGGTCGCTGGATTGAGCCGATGCAATTTCACCTTGGTCAATTTGGCGAATTCGCTGGCAGCCGCCTGCAACACGGCCTCGAGTATCGTCTTCGGCTCGCCCGCAGGCAGTTCGACCATGTTCGACCTGACAGCGCCGTAAATCAACACCTTGCCCCCCTTGGCCGCGCGATCCAACAACACCAACTCCACGGTGGCGTTCTGATAATACTCTGCGTCGAACCGCTCCTTAATCTCGCGTCGCAAAGCCTCCAGGGATTTCCCCTGAACCTGAAACGTCAACCGCAGCGGATACCCGGTGCTGACCGGGATTTCGATTTGATAGTTGGAGGGAACACTCAGGGGCAGCGGCTCCACCGGCTTGGCCGGATCTTCCACGATTCGAAACTTCAACTTGTCCATCGCGAGCAAGACCGTCGGTTCTTTCTCCGCCGCTCCGGATGACACCGCACCCAGCTCGGCGGCGAACACGACCATTTCCGCCGCCATGATCATCCCGAGCACCTGCCATGAACCCCAAAGTCGCATACGGTTAAAATTGGCGCGTGAGTTCCGCCGTCACCCGGTTCTGCCAATAATCGCGCCCGGGCAGCTCCGATTCCTTCATGGCCAAAGCGTAAGTTAATCCAAGCACCCAATTCTGGCTCAAGTTCAAGTGGGTTCCCACATACGTCAAATATTGGTGTCCTTGCTCTCCCGCCGGCCCGGAGACCTCGAAGAGTTGCCATGAAATCCCCGCATCCAGAGTTACCGCCGAATTCCAACGCGCTTGGAAATGCTATTGCACCGCGTGCATCTCGGTATAATTGCTGGCCAATCCAAGCTCGATCGAACGGCGGGCACGAATGCCATGACTCATCCTGCGGTTCAAGGTGTGCCGCAAACCTCCTTGAAAGGTCAGACCTTCAAAATCACTCGTGTCCGCCACCGTTCCCGATCTCTCAAAGTCCTGCCGGGTGAAGAACAAGGAGCCATCCAAGGTCAAGAACTCGCTGGCTTTGAAAACCAGGGTCGGCCCGACCGACCAAGCGGCGCTGTCATTCTGCACTTTCTGCACGTACTCGTTCAGGGTGTAAGCCGCATAGAGGCCCGCCGTCCAGCGCGGCGAAATCTCGTGCTGAGTCCCGGCGTGAAAGGTGTGCGCGTTCCGATCGAGGGCGCGAAACTCCCGATTCAAGGTTCGATCCAGCGAAAAATCATAACCCAAGGTCCAAGTCAGCGACTCCCACGGCTGACCCGTCGCCTCGATTCCCGAATTATTGATAAACCGCCTGTAATTGAACGCAGAACCGCTCAATTCAGGACGCGACGCCGGATCCGCTTGCACATGGAAATCGTCATGCAAATTGATCTGCACGTCCTTGACCCAAAATCGATAGTCCACGTGCGTGTTCGGAGAAACCTGAAACGTCGAAAGTTGGTCATGCTCCCAATACCAGCGATAGCCCACCCCCAAATCCAAACTGAAGAGATTCCGATGATTCACCGGATAAAACAACCCGATCCCCACTTCAGGCCCCAAGGAAATGTCACTCCTCCGGCCCTCCTCCGCCAAATTGATGTTGTCGGTAAACTCCGCCGTCACAGAACCTCTCAGTTTCCCCTTGAGGGAACCCCATTGGAGATTGTACTAGGCGGGCTCCGGCAGCACGAACGGCACGGTCGGATGCGCTCGACTCAAGAACCCGTCCGCCCCCTCCACCGCCCAGCCCGACACCAGGAATCCCAAGGAACAAGACCACGCTCGAATCCTCCGAGACCCGGGCGAGCATCCTCTCCCTCCCTTCCGGGCCGGCTCAATCCCTCGCGACTTACGAGTCCAATCGTTCATTCCGTGCCTACTCCCGATGCGGACGTCTGGGGCAGACGGGTGACATCCAAACTCGTGGGCTGATTGAAGGGGCCGGAAGTAAAAGGGACATGCAAGGGAGCCGTCGCCGCCCCGCCCGGCCCGGCCCCGGCCGCTTCGGTAAAAATCGTGTTGCCCCCCGCCCCGCCCAATTCCTGCCCCACCCCACCCGAGATAAACGTGAACGTCCCGCCCGGCTTCAAGGGTGGAAAGGCCGGACCCGCCCCGCTCAGGTTCAGACCGGTGTCCTTCACATTGCGCTCATCGCTCCGCACCACGATGGCCCCCGTTCGCGGGTGCGTCAGCAACACCGAGTTGCCTTCACTCAAATTCACCAACAAGCCCGGCGCTTGCCTCGGTTCAAGGACAAAATCACCCGATCTCGCTTCGAGAAACACCTCGGTCAAGGACGACTGTGTCGCCTGCAATTCCTGCCCCTTCGAGCCACGCAACACAACCGGATTGCCCATGGACGTCCTCGCCGTGCCTAATGAACCCTCCAAATCCACGCCACTTCCCTGCCAGTTCAGTTTCACGATCGGGACTCCCGGGATCACTCCCGCAGCCACGGGCTCATTCCTCAGCGTCTCGACTCGAAACAATCGATTCTCTCCCCGAACACGGGAAGCAACCATCGACCCCAAATTCAACACCACCGCATCTCCTCCCATGGCGGAAAGGAGAAAATCCTCGGAGCTCACAGGATCGAACTGCTGATATTGCACCAAACTTCCATTGGACATCGAAAGGACATGCCTTCCGGGTAAAAGCAACCGGGGTCGATCCCACTGGCCATAAGCCGTCAAATCAATCACGCGTGAACCTCGATCCACCCGCACATCCAATTCATGCCCAGTCAGGCCCACCGCAGACCACCCTGGCAACCCCTGGACCCCTAAACGAACAAGTCCTTTCGTCACCTGCACTTTCACCCCGCCTCCAACCAACGGCTTGAATTCCACCAGAGTTCCCAAGACGCCTTGGATTCGTGCTCCATCCCCCACCACTCCTCTCTGCTTCCCATCAGTCCATCGAACCGCACTGCCGTCTTCAAAAATCAACTCCACCTCCGTCCAAGCCAATTTCCTGGCGAATCCACCCTTCGCACCAGCTTCAAGTAATCCTCCGGCGTAAGGCGCATGTTCCTCGCCCAATAAGCGAGGGGCTCCATCTGCCCCCCTCATCTCCGTTTGTCCCAAGCCCGACAAAACAAATGCCCCTTCTTGGAAAGGATCCAATCTCAGGACTCCCTCCCCCTTCAATGCTACCCTCGCGCCATCTCGAAAACGCAGACAAACAGCCCCGCCCCGCCCAGACTTGATGGTGGTCGACCCAAGATTTCCCCCCTGCAGCACCGCCATCCCACGCTCAACAACCACCGCTTCTCCCTGCGAAAGATGAATCTCGACACCCACCCCAAGTTCGCAGTCCACCAGAACCGCACCCTGCAAACTTTCTAAAATGAACCGGTTCGTGCCATCAAACCCAACTTTCAAAGACTTCCCTTGATTCTCAAAAACCCTTTCAGCCTTGGCGGTCACGACTTCAAAAACATTGGTCTGCACGGCGTATGCCAACGAATCGCCCGTCCAGCGCACGAAAAACGCAGGCCCATCGCCAGGGAACGAAGACTCGAAACATCCATGACTCGCAGGACCCTTCCCCGCAAAATCATCCGTACGGAGCGAAGCGGCATGACTCA includes these proteins:
- a CDS encoding autotransporter outer membrane beta-barrel domain-containing protein; translation: MTAEFTDNINLAEEGRRSDISLGPEVGIGLFYPVNHRNLFSLDLGVGYRWYWEHDQLSTFQVSPNTHVDYRFWVKDVQINLHDDFHVQADPASRPELSGSAFNYRRFINNSGIEATGQPWESLTWTLGYDFSLDRTLNREFRALDRNAHTFHAGTQHEISPRWTAGLYAAYTLNEYVQKVQNDSAAWSVGPTLVFKASEFLTLDGSLFFTRQDFERSGTVADTSDFEGLTFQGGLRHTLNRRMSHGIRARRSIELGLASNYTEMHAVQ